Proteins co-encoded in one Armatimonadota bacterium genomic window:
- the atpB gene encoding F0F1 ATP synthase subunit A, translating to MHEGPSIEQPTWFRFLIADKLVPGWVSEMMIVTWFVIAILCITAIIASRKLSVRNPSRFQAALEFIVVSLDGFVRNIVGSEAKTLTPIIGTTFIFILSLSLTGLIPGFTSPTSNINTTVSLALMAFLLVQYFGISRNGFINYAKHFLGEPLWLAPLMLPLHIIGELARPLSLSIRLFGNIFGEETVIAVFVLIVTSVLGKLLIPLQFPMMLFAIFGGFIQSLVFSMLVCIYIATALEGHEEHR from the coding sequence GAGGGGCCATCAATAGAACAACCAACCTGGTTTAGGTTCCTAATTGCGGACAAACTGGTGCCGGGCTGGGTCTCGGAGATGATGATAGTCACCTGGTTTGTGATCGCAATTTTGTGCATTACGGCCATCATCGCGAGTCGAAAGCTCAGTGTGCGCAACCCGAGCAGGTTTCAGGCGGCGCTTGAGTTTATAGTGGTCTCCCTGGATGGTTTCGTGCGCAATATAGTCGGCAGTGAAGCCAAAACACTTACGCCGATCATCGGCACTACGTTTATATTCATCCTCTCGCTGAGCCTGACTGGCCTTATCCCCGGATTCACAAGCCCTACTTCAAATATAAACACGACCGTTTCGCTGGCCCTGATGGCCTTTTTGCTGGTGCAGTATTTCGGAATCAGCAGAAACGGCTTCATCAACTATGCCAAGCATTTTCTGGGCGAGCCGCTCTGGCTGGCTCCGCTTATGCTTCCACTGCATATAATAGGAGAGCTTGCAAGGCCGCTATCGCTCTCTATTCGTCTTTTCGGTAACATATTCGGCGAGGAGACTGTTATAGCAGTCTTCGTGCTGATTGTCACCAGCGTGCTGGGCAAGCTGCTGATACCTCTGCAGTTTCCTATGATGCTCTTCGCCATATTCGGCGGGTTCATCCAGTCACTGGTCTTTTCGATGCTGGTCTGTATATATATCGCTACGGCCCTAGAGGGTCATGAAGAACACCGTTAA
- the atpG gene encoding ATP synthase F1 subunit gamma, with the protein MASARDIRRRIRTVKNIEKITSAMKMVAAARLRKAQERAESARPYAEKMHDVMGNLARSAGEIEHPLLESREEHNVAYVVIGAERGLAGSYNGNVMSKAMHEIGDREPENVKLLAVGRKAVAFFRKRPYEIAGSLEMGTEVNFTDIRKITARVRSMFESGEVDAVYLIYAKFHSAMRQEPICVRLLPMAAPEANAEAPAEFEFEPNASQLLATLLPRYVDTEVYQSLVESQASEHGARMSAMSAATKNAGEMIDNLTLVYNKARQAAITKEITEIVSGAEALK; encoded by the coding sequence ATGGCTAGCGCAAGAGATATCAGGCGGCGCATACGCACCGTCAAAAATATAGAGAAGATCACCAGCGCGATGAAGATGGTCGCGGCTGCAAGGCTGCGAAAAGCTCAGGAACGTGCCGAGTCTGCGCGCCCTTACGCCGAGAAGATGCATGATGTGATGGGCAATCTCGCCAGAAGCGCCGGTGAAATAGAACATCCTCTGCTTGAATCACGCGAGGAACACAATGTCGCTTATGTCGTGATCGGAGCTGAGCGCGGGCTTGCAGGCAGTTATAATGGCAATGTAATGAGCAAGGCTATGCATGAAATAGGTGATCGAGAGCCCGAAAATGTCAAGTTACTGGCTGTCGGCAGAAAGGCTGTCGCATTCTTTAGAAAGCGCCCGTATGAGATCGCCGGTTCCCTTGAGATGGGCACTGAAGTTAACTTCACAGACATACGTAAGATCACAGCTAGGGTGCGCTCGATGTTCGAAAGCGGCGAAGTGGATGCGGTGTATCTGATATACGCCAAGTTCCACTCGGCAATGCGACAGGAACCAATATGTGTACGACTGCTGCCGATGGCTGCGCCTGAAGCAAACGCTGAAGCGCCCGCCGAGTTTGAATTCGAGCCGAATGCAAGCCAGTTGCTTGCGACACTGCTGCCGAGATATGTTGACACTGAAGTCTATCAGTCGCTGGTGGAGTCGCAGGCGAGCGAGCATGGTGCACGGATGTCCGCTATGTCTGCCGCAACAAAGAATGCAGGCGAGATGATCGATAACCTGACGCTTGTCTATAACAAGGCTCGTCAGGCTGCAATTACTAAAGAGATCACGGAGATTGTCAGCGGCGCGGAAGCGCTGAAGTAG
- the atpA gene encoding F0F1 ATP synthase subunit alpha — MAVNIRPDEVAQVLESHLLSYEKELSEVGVGTVLQVGDGIARIYGLQDVMASELVEFPNGVMGMVLNLEEDNVGCVVLGPDTEIKEGDQVKRTGRIIDVPVGEALLGRVVSALGDPIDGKGPVVASERRHVETRAPGVVERQPVKESLATGIKAIDSMIPIGRGQRELIIGDRQTGKTAIAIDTILNQKGQDVYCIYVAIGQKLSTVAGIAHTLEQNGAMEYTTIVVASASDPAPLQYIAPYAGCAMGEYFRDTKRSALVIYDDLSKHAVAYRQVSLLLRRPPGREAYPGDIFYLHARLLERASKLNDELGAGSLTALPIIETQAGDVSAYIPTNVISITDGQIYLEPDLFYSGIRPAINVGLSVSRVGSSAQKKAMKKVTGQLKLDLAQYWALQAFAQFSSDLDKATLAQLARGERIVEILKQPQYTPMTLSNECFIIFAATNGYLDDLPVAAIAKFEKELYTFMADKYPDVGHTIEKTGVLDDSTMETLKSAIETFKGQFKA; from the coding sequence ATGGCAGTCAACATAAGGCCGGATGAGGTTGCGCAGGTCCTTGAAAGCCACCTGCTATCATATGAAAAAGAACTCTCTGAAGTAGGCGTAGGGACCGTGCTCCAGGTCGGAGACGGTATTGCGCGAATCTACGGCTTGCAGGACGTAATGGCCAGTGAGCTGGTCGAGTTCCCCAACGGCGTTATGGGGATGGTCCTGAACCTGGAAGAGGATAACGTCGGATGCGTCGTGCTTGGACCGGACACTGAGATTAAGGAAGGCGACCAGGTCAAGCGGACAGGACGCATTATCGATGTCCCCGTAGGCGAGGCTCTGCTCGGGCGTGTCGTAAGCGCTCTGGGCGACCCGATTGACGGCAAGGGACCGGTTGTCGCCAGCGAGCGCAGACACGTCGAGACCCGCGCGCCGGGCGTTGTCGAAAGGCAGCCGGTTAAAGAATCGCTTGCGACAGGCATTAAAGCCATTGACTCCATGATCCCGATTGGCCGAGGCCAGAGAGAGCTTATTATCGGCGACCGCCAGACCGGCAAGACCGCTATCGCCATCGATACAATTTTGAACCAGAAGGGCCAGGACGTCTACTGCATATATGTCGCCATTGGCCAGAAGCTTTCGACTGTAGCAGGCATCGCTCATACGCTGGAGCAAAACGGAGCTATGGAGTATACGACCATCGTTGTCGCATCCGCCAGTGACCCTGCTCCGCTGCAGTATATCGCTCCATACGCCGGCTGCGCCATGGGTGAGTATTTCAGAGACACAAAGCGCAGCGCACTGGTAATCTATGACGACCTGAGCAAGCACGCGGTAGCATACAGGCAGGTATCCCTGCTTCTGAGAAGGCCGCCTGGACGTGAGGCTTACCCGGGAGATATTTTCTATCTGCATGCGCGCCTTCTTGAGAGGGCTTCAAAGCTAAACGATGAGCTGGGTGCAGGTTCACTTACTGCGCTTCCGATTATCGAAACGCAGGCGGGAGATGTTTCGGCTTATATTCCGACAAACGTCATCTCGATCACAGACGGCCAGATATATCTGGAACCGGATCTTTTCTATTCGGGTATACGACCGGCCATTAACGTCGGCTTGTCTGTTTCGAGAGTAGGGTCCAGCGCTCAGAAGAAAGCAATGAAGAAAGTCACAGGTCAGCTCAAGCTCGACCTGGCGCAGTATTGGGCACTGCAGGCGTTCGCGCAGTTCTCAAGTGACCTCGATAAGGCCACTCTTGCTCAGCTAGCGCGCGGCGAAAGGATCGTCGAAATCCTGAAGCAGCCGCAGTACACGCCTATGACGCTCTCAAACGAGTGTTTCATCATTTTTGCTGCGACCAATGGCTATCTGGATGATCTTCCGGTTGCCGCCATCGCAAAGTTTGAGAAAGAGCTGTATACATTTATGGCTGACAAGTATCCCGACGTGGGTCACACGATTGAAAAGACCGGCGTGCTGGATGACTCGACCATGGAGACGCTGAAATCGGCTATCGAGACGTTCAAGGGGCAGTTTAAGGCTTAG
- a CDS encoding F0F1 ATP synthase subunit delta produces the protein MIEPRIVRRYALALFGAASKMDVVDRIESDLGLVSYVFETSPRLMESIESPMIPSPKKHEIIKDIFANKVHQITLMYLDMLIDKQREGAIGQTEGEYIRLANEARGILAVEVTSAVRLSESEEAALVAKLVEITGKSIHLEKHVDPAIIGGMKVRMGDRVIDGSITGQLAALKERMLS, from the coding sequence GTGATTGAGCCGCGGATCGTGCGAAGATACGCGCTGGCTCTGTTTGGAGCCGCGTCGAAGATGGATGTGGTCGACAGGATTGAGAGCGACCTTGGGCTGGTGTCGTATGTGTTTGAGACATCGCCGCGCCTGATGGAGTCCATCGAATCGCCGATGATCCCCTCGCCCAAAAAGCACGAAATCATCAAGGATATTTTCGCGAACAAGGTCCATCAGATCACGCTTATGTATCTCGATATGCTTATCGATAAGCAGCGTGAAGGCGCGATCGGTCAGACCGAAGGTGAGTATATTCGCCTGGCAAATGAGGCGCGCGGGATACTGGCGGTAGAAGTGACATCGGCAGTCAGGCTCAGTGAGTCTGAGGAGGCCGCGCTTGTCGCCAAGCTCGTAGAAATTACGGGTAAGAGCATTCACCTTGAAAAGCATGTGGACCCGGCAATCATAGGCGGAATGAAAGTTCGCATGGGCGACAGGGTTATTGACGGCAGCATTACAGGTCAGCTTGCAGCGCTGAAAGAAAGAATGCTTAGTTAG
- the atpE gene encoding ATP synthase F0 subunit C translates to MMYLVALVLAIGFGVPIAVIGGGLGQGKAAAAAFEGIARQPEAAGKIQTAMIIGLALIESLVIYALLIALILLFLGVPSASAIIAKVVK, encoded by the coding sequence ATGATGTACTTAGTTGCTTTGGTCCTTGCTATTGGATTCGGCGTCCCGATTGCAGTTATCGGCGGCGGGCTCGGTCAGGGTAAGGCAGCAGCAGCGGCTTTCGAGGGTATCGCAAGACAGCCCGAGGCAGCCGGTAAGATTCAGACAGCTATGATCATTGGTCTCGCACTCATCGAGTCACTGGTTATCTACGCTCTGCTGATCGCTCTGATCCTGCTCTTCCTTGGCGTGCCGAGCGCGAGCGCTATCATTGCTAAAGTCGTAAAGTAA
- the atpF gene encoding F0F1 ATP synthase subunit B: MQIIPDPKVLIVQALGFLLVLGVFKYFLFQPILSILETRRREISSEYDAAESQRASADELKAQYERHLAAIAEETRAKIAEAVKEGQSMREEILADSRTQAERILTRAQEEISRESEKAMVELKTKVTDLTVEAAGKLIGESMDDDKHRKMVSSFIDGLDEVKQ, from the coding sequence GTGCAGATAATACCTGATCCAAAAGTATTGATAGTGCAGGCTCTGGGGTTTCTGCTGGTGCTGGGGGTATTTAAGTATTTCCTCTTCCAGCCCATATTGAGCATTCTGGAGACCAGGCGCAGGGAGATATCCTCCGAATATGATGCTGCGGAGTCGCAGCGCGCGTCTGCCGACGAACTAAAGGCTCAATATGAGCGCCATCTTGCCGCTATAGCAGAGGAAACGCGCGCGAAGATAGCTGAGGCGGTCAAGGAAGGCCAGAGCATGCGCGAGGAGATACTTGCCGATTCGCGCACGCAGGCAGAGCGTATTCTCACAAGAGCGCAGGAAGAAATTTCCCGCGAGAGTGAGAAAGCTATGGTCGAGCTTAAGACCAAGGTTACGGACCTCACGGTTGAAGCCGCCGGTAAGCTCATTGGCGAGAGCATGGATGATGACAAGCACCGCAAGATGGTGAGCAGTTTCATTGATGGTCTGGACGAGGTGAAACAGTGA